A region of the Pricia mediterranea genome:
GGAGCTGTATTAAACTACGCACATTGTATTATTTACGTTTTTAAACCTCGAAGCCTTTCGCTCTCGAGGTTTTTCTTTTTACCGCATCGATACTGAGCAGTCTCTGCACCCAGCCTTGACGGTCACGGTCCCACTTGACCGGATCCATTGTATATGCCCGAGGGATATTCAGGAGTAAGCCCTTTTTTCGGTAAAATTTAAAGTCGGTGCCGTTCGACCGTAGAGGTCGGGCGGCATTTTCGATTTCCGGTGTCGCCTTTGAGGTCTTTTCGGTTCGGGAGGACGGATTTCGGGCCCTTCCGGTCCCGTCGGGACATAGGTCTCCCTCGGGCCTCCTGGCTGCTGGAGGCTCAGGCTGCTTTTGCCAGGCGGGCCGAGGCCATGCGCCTGCCGATCTCAAGGGCGTTGGCGGTGTGGATGCCGAAAAATATCCAGAGGATCTCCGTAGCCTTGGTGCGGGCCCTTATTCTTTTGAGGCCGTAGTGTTCCTTGTCGTTGCCGAAGCTGCCCTCCAGGCGGGCGGCCCTTTCCTTGGTGATGGCCGCCGCCAGTTTCTTACGGTGCCCCTCGTGTTTGCCGGCCCTTCCCTTGCGCTTGAAGTCGGTACGGATACCGTTCCCGGTGGCGAACTTCCGATTTTTGTTGGTCGCGTAGATGGCATCGGCCCCTACGATCTTGACCTTGGTACGGGTCTGGAATTGCTACATTTGATTGGACATAAAGTTGAGGGACGTCACTAACGTTTTAACTTTACCCTATAATGAGAAGAAAAGCAAGACATTACACTGATGAGTTCAAGCAAAAGGCCGTGGAACTGACCTATGCACGCGGTAGCATCGTTGAGATCTGCCGTGAACTTGACATCCCCAGATCTGTACTGGGCAGATGGAGAAAGGAGATGGGCGAACTCGGCCCCAACAGTTTTCCGGGCCGTGGCAACGCGAAAATGACCGATGAACAAAAAGAGATAGGCCGGTTGGAGAAACGCCTGAGGGACGCGGAACTTGAACGCGACATCCTAAAAAAGGCCATTGGCATCTTCTCCGCGAGCGACAGGAAATCTACCGGTTCATAAAGGACCACAAAAAGGAATTCCCTGTCGGGAAGATGTGCAAAGTCTTCAAGGTAAGCAGAAGCGGATTTTATGCATGGCAGAACCATATGCCCTCGAAGCGCGACAACGAGAACCGGATGTTGCTTTGCGAAATAATGCGTGTGCACGAACGGAGCAAGGCCAGTTACGGGAGCCCCCGTATGACCGATGAGCTCAGGGCCCGTGGGTTCGATGTGTCCAGGCCACGGGTGGCCAGGTTGATGAGGAAAAACGGGATACGGGCGGTCCACGCCAAAAAGTTTGTGGTAACGACCGATTCCAAACACAGGTATCCGGTGGTGGAAAACAAACTGGACAGGGACTTCTCCGCCGGGGAAAGCGGCCGGGCATGGGTATCGGACATCACCTATGTAAAAACGGCCAAGGGGTGGCTTTACCTGACCGTTGTCCTGGACCTTTTTGACCGTAAAGTACTGGGCTGGTCGCAAAGCGACGATCTGTGCGCGGAGAAAACCACGGTGGCAGCATGGAAAATGGCAGTTGTCAACCGTCCGCCCTCAAAGAAACTGATCTTTCATTCGGACAGGGGCATACAATATGCCTGCCATGATTTTGTCAATTTACTGGACAGCTACAAATGTGTTGAAAGGAGCATGAGCAGAAAAGGAAATTGTTGGGACAATGCCGTGGCCGAGAGCTTCTTTAAGACCATAAAGGTCGAACTCATCTATAGAAACGGCTACCGGGAGAAAAAGGAAGCTGCGCTATCGATATTCGAATGGATCGAAACATGGTACAACAGGAACAGGAGACACTCCGCTCTTGGTAATATGACAATCAATGAATTTGAGAAATCAATGCAACTTAAAAATGTAGCTTAACTAAATGTCCGTTTTTTTGTTGCAAGTCCAGTCAGGCCCTGCGCGTCCAGGACGGTCTTGCGGAAGCGTATCCCCTCGTGGAAGGCGTCGAAGGATAGGTGCTCGATAAAGCCGATGCCGCCCACCTGGAACTTGTGCACCTTGGCACCGAACTCCACCGGCTTTTTCTCCTTGCCCCTGACGATCGGCCTGACATAGGGCCTGTCAAGGCTGACGATGCGGCCCTCGGGCCGCACGCCGTGGTGGAACAGGGCGTACTGTTGTTCCCGTACCTTCCTGGCCGCGGCCCTGCGCACGTACTGGTCCACGGTGAACGCCAGGCCGTGCTCCCCTTCCATACGGTCCAGTTCCGCCGAGAACTTTTCGGTCAGCAGGAGCAGGGCCCTGGTCAGCGCATCCCGCTTCTTCTTGGTCTTCCTCTTCATCTTGCTGTAGGACACGTACCGCTTTTTCCATTTCAGGTACTTGCTGCGCGGCATGGCGACCTTTTTTTCCCCGCATACCTTTTTGAGCAGCCGGTGCAGCCAGTCGGTACATTCCCAGAGCAGTTTTACATTTGTAGGGTACCGCATGTTGCTCTCGTAGCAGGTGGCGTCCATCGTGACGGAGCCCTTGTCCCCCATGTGCGGGGACCAGTGTCCGTAGAGGGCCTTCTGCAGGGCGTCGATGTCGAGCTTTCCCCCCAGTTCCGACCGTATCTCGCTCACGATCTTGAAGTTTTCCAGACGATCGGCACCGATATAGATGCCGCAGAAGAACTGCCAGTCCAGGTTGCCGTTGAGCCCTTCGACAAGTTTTCTGTCGGAGCAATCCGCATAGTGCTTGAGGAACATCAGGGCGACCTTGCCCCGGGGGGAGAAGATCGCCTTCGGGCCTTTTTTCGCCTCCTTCACACCGAGGGCCGCCACCATGTCGTCCCAGGGCACCGCCCGGTAGATCTTGCCCAGATCGGATTCCAAAAAACGGTCAAAGAAAACTCCCAACTGTTCCTGTTGGGAGGAAAATGAAAAAGTGTGCTGGAAATCGCGGATTCTTCGTATCTTGGACATAACATCTTAGATAAAAACCCCGTTTTTCGAGCTAACGACTCATTCTCGGGGTTTTGTTTACTCTAAGATACGGATTATTACGCTGATAATCAATAGGTTATTTAACTTCTGAATGTCCCTGCCCGATACTTATTTACAAAAACAGAGCTCCTCGACAGACTAAGTGCATTCCCTGTCAATACCTTCTACGACAAGACCCTATTCAGTTTTTTGTTCAGAAGTTTGTTCAGGTTCAGGTAGTTCATAATTTCCTCAAGAGTTTCATGGTGGTCGTCATTACTTTCTTGGGTGTCGTTTTGCAAGGCCGACATTCTTTTCTTGATCAAAAAACAGCGTAGGGTCAAAATTGTTTCACTGACCAATTGTGCCACCCCAGCTTCCTTCTCTTTGGGGTAGATATCCTTTCGCTCCCAATTGTGTAGTACGTACTTTTCTTCCTCCATTAAGATCGAGGAAATTTCCGTTACCATTTCTTGATCAAGGTCGGACAAAAAGGTATTGATGGAAAATTCATCGCTCTCATTGAGCGTTTCGATCAATTTGTAATAGATATCCCTAAAGTGCTCGTTGGCGAGTTCGATTTCATCTTCTTGAAGATCTAGATATATCTTTTCATACACTTTGGCCTCAAGGGACATCGGTTCCAAAATGAGTTCGCCGGCTTCACTTTCCTTTAAGATCAAGTCTTCAAACTGCTCCTGCTCATTACCGTAAAGCAAGAGCAATTCTATAATTTTCCTTTCGAGTTCATATTGCACGTCGACCTTTTCGACGGCAGTCTCGTTTTTGACCACATCGAAGGCCTTCTGCTGTTCTTGTCTTGCTCTTTTGGCTGTCTCTGCCTGGTCTTTTTTACTGATTTGCGCCAACGTACTGAACAGAACGCCCTCGGACACTTTCATGATCTGCGCACATTCTTGGATATAGATTTCACGTTTTATCGCATCGGGAATTTTGGCGATGCTGTGGACTATATCCCGTACGGTTTCCGCTCGTTTGATAGGGTCGTCGGCGGCTTCGTTGGCCAGCACGTTTGCTTTGAACCGAATAAAGTCCTTGGCGTTTTCGGTAAGGTACTGTTGAACTTCTTCAAGTTCGTTGTTCTTGGCGAAACTATCGGGATCTTCCCCTTCCGGGAAGGTACATACCTTTACGTTCATGCCCTGTTCGAGAATCAGGTCGATACCCCGGACGGAGGCGCGAAGCCCCGCGGCATCACCATCAAAGAGCACGGTAATGTTATTGGTAAGCCGGTTGATCAAGCGGATCTGTTCAGGGGTCAGGGCCGTGCCGCTGGAAGATACAACATTCTCAATACCCCGCTGATACAACTGGATAACATCGGTATACCCCTCGACCAGATAGCAATTGTCTTCTTTGGCAATGGCCTGTTTCGCGAAAAAGATACCATACAGCACCTTACTTTTATGATAGATATCGCTTTCGGGGGAATTCAGGTATTTAGCGGCTTTCTTATCGTTTTTGAGGATGCGTCCCCCAAAGCCTAAGACCCGACCGCTCATGGAATGGATGGGGAACATCACCCGCCCCTTGAACCGATCGAACGTTCTATCGTTATTAGGATTTTGGACGTCTTGCTTCACTATGGTCAACCCGGTTTTTTCAAGGTACTTTAGCTGGTAGCCCTTGTCTAGCGCAGCCTTCGTAAAACCGTCCCACTGATCTAAGCAGTAGCCGAGTCCGAATTTTTTAATGGTATCTTCGGTAAAACCGCGCTCCTTGAAGTAGCTCAGACCGATGGCCTTCCCCAGTTCGGTATCCCAAAGCATTTCCGAAAAATGGTTGCGGGCGAATTCCGACACCAAGTACATACTTTCGCGTTCGTTGGCTTCCTGTTTCTGTTCGTCGGTGCGCTCGGTTTCCTCGACCTCGATATTGTATTTTTTGGCAAGGTATTTAATGGCCTCCGGATAGGTGAAATGTTCGTGCTCCATCAAAAAGGCGATTACATTGCCACCTTTACCGCTGCTGAAATCCTTCCAGATCTGTTTGACAGGGGATACCATAAAGCTAGGGGTGCGCTCATCGGTAAAGGGACTCAATCCCTTAAAGTTGGCACCCGATTTTTTTAGCTGCACGAAATCGCCGATGACCTCCTCCAAACGGGCGGTCTCATATACTTGGTCGATGGTAGTTTTTGCAATCACAGCTAATGGGTCGAAACTGAAATAGAGCCTAAATATAAGGCTCTATTATATTATTATATGAATAAAGTTCCGTGTATTATTGCGCAGAGACCCTCCAAATTACGCCGCCATCGTCGTCATTGACCAGCAGGGAGCCGTCAGGCGCAATAGTCACTCCGACGGGTCTGCCATAGACCTCACTCGCATCTTCATCAGCAATAAAACCGGTCAGGAAATCCTCGGGTTGTTGGGGATCACCATTTTCAAAAGGAACGAACATGACTTTATAACCCGCAAAGTTCGCGCGGTTCCATGAACCGTGCTGCCCTACAAAAGCACCGTTCTTAAATTTTTCAGGAAACTGATCTGCCGTATAGAAGACCAACCCCAATGAGGCGGTATGGTTCCCCATGGGCACATCGGGTACAATGGCCTTATCGACCAGGTCTTGGTGCGGATCGTCTTCCCATCTAGGGTCATTGATATTGCCATAATAACTATAGGGCCACCCGTACCAGCCGTCTTTTTCAACGCTAATAATGTAATCGGGCACCAGCTCGTTACCCAGCTTGTCCCGTTCGTTGACAGCCGTCCACAGTGCACCGGTAACCGGATTCCAGTCCATCCCAACGGGATTCCTAAGTCCATCCGCATACACGATTTCCCCGCTGCCATCGGGATTCACCTCCAGGATATTGGCACGGCGTTCCTCCTTTTCCATGCCCTGCTCGCCGACATTACTGGCCGATCCGACCGAAATATAAATTTTGGAGCCGTCTTCGTTGCTAATGATGTTCCGGGTCCAATGGTTATTGTACCCGCTGGCCGAAAGCTCGACAATTTTTTCGCCCTCGCCTTCGAGTTTGTTCTGTCCCTCTTTATAAGGAAATCGGTAGAGTCCGTCGGTATTGGCAACGTAAAAATACCCGTTCAACACCAACATCCCGAAGTTTTGGTTCAGGCCCTCCTTGAAAATATGCCGCTCGTCAACTTCGCCGTCGTTATCCGTATCCCGGAGCAAGGTAATGCGGTCGGCGCTGTTTTTAGTGTCCGACTCCGCCACAAAAATATCATTATTAGGTGCAACATACGTCCACCTTGGATGTTCGAGCCCGTCCGCAAATCGGGAAACGGAAAAGCCCTCGGGCGCCGTTGGGGTCTTATCATCGGGCCATCCGATTACTTCGCTATTTTTAGTCACCGATTCCGAGGAAAAAGGCGAAACCAATTCTAGGGGACCTATGGCGGTTTGGACGATGGTAACATCATTGTCCGCCAAATCTTCCTTGGTATCTTCGGACACTTTTCTTTCGTTCTTACATCCGAAGGCCAGCCCCGTACATAGCAGTATATAGAGTATTTTTTTCATTGTTTTGGGTTTTACCCTAAAATAGTGAGAAGACGTGCATTTTTAAAGCCAATGATTCGGTTTGGGATTAGTTTAACAGGCCATTGCACTGATACCATCTTCTTTGCCCTTATGATCTACCTCGGGTTTCCTGAATATCATCGCCGGATGAATGGCATTTTTGATATTCTAAGCCTTGCCCAACGAAGTGACCATGGGGCACGGGTCGGAAAGGGAAAATTGACAATAGTATGTAGACTATGCGCACTTGAACGATTGCATTACATCGAATAGGGGCAAATGGTTAAAATAATCGAAGTTGATCCCCGTTGTCAATAACAC
Encoded here:
- a CDS encoding IS3 family transposase (programmed frameshift) — its product is MRRKARHYTDEFKQKAVELTYARGSIVEICRELDIPRSVLGRWRKEMGELGPNSFPGRGNAKMTDEQKEIGRLEKRLRDAELERDIPKKGHWHLLRERQEIYRFIKDHKKEFPVGKMCKVFKVSRSGFYAWQNHMPSKRDNENRMLLCEIMRVHERSKASYGSPRMTDELRARGFDVSRPRVARLMRKNGIRAVHAKKFVVTTDSKHRYPVVENKLDRDFSAGESGRAWVSDITYVKTAKGWLYLTVVLDLFDRKVLGWSQSDDLCAEKTTVAAWKMAVVNRPPSKKLIFHSDRGIQYACHDFVNLLDSYKCVERSMSRKGNCWDNAVAESFFKTIKVELIYRNGYREKKEAALSIFEWIETWYNRNRRHSALGNMTINEFEKSMQLKNVA
- a CDS encoding transposase yields the protein MSKIRRIRDFQHTFSFSSQQEQLGVFFDRFLESDLGKIYRAVPWDDMVAALGVKEAKKGPKAIFSPRGKVALMFLKHYADCSDRKLVEGLNGNLDWQFFCGIYIGADRLENFKIVSEIRSELGGKLDIDALQKALYGHWSPHMGDKGSVTMDATCYESNMRYPTNVKLLWECTDWLHRLLKKVCGEKKVAMPRSKYLKWKKRYVSYSKMKRKTKKKRDALTRALLLLTEKFSAELDRMEGEHGLAFTVDQYVRRAAARKVREQQYALFHHGVRPEGRIVSLDRPYVRPIVRGKEKKPVEFGAKVHKFQVGGIGFIEHLSFDAFHEGIRFRKTVLDAQGLTGLATKKRTFS
- the dnaG gene encoding DNA primase; this translates as MIAKTTIDQVYETARLEEVIGDFVQLKKSGANFKGLSPFTDERTPSFMVSPVKQIWKDFSSGKGGNVIAFLMEHEHFTYPEAIKYLAKKYNIEVEETERTDEQKQEANERESMYLVSEFARNHFSEMLWDTELGKAIGLSYFKERGFTEDTIKKFGLGYCLDQWDGFTKAALDKGYQLKYLEKTGLTIVKQDVQNPNNDRTFDRFKGRVMFPIHSMSGRVLGFGGRILKNDKKAAKYLNSPESDIYHKSKVLYGIFFAKQAIAKEDNCYLVEGYTDVIQLYQRGIENVVSSSGTALTPEQIRLINRLTNNITVLFDGDAAGLRASVRGIDLILEQGMNVKVCTFPEGEDPDSFAKNNELEEVQQYLTENAKDFIRFKANVLANEAADDPIKRAETVRDIVHSIAKIPDAIKREIYIQECAQIMKVSEGVLFSTLAQISKKDQAETAKRARQEQQKAFDVVKNETAVEKVDVQYELERKIIELLLLYGNEQEQFEDLILKESEAGELILEPMSLEAKVYEKIYLDLQEDEIELANEHFRDIYYKLIETLNESDEFSINTFLSDLDQEMVTEISSILMEEEKYVLHNWERKDIYPKEKEAGVAQLVSETILTLRCFLIKKRMSALQNDTQESNDDHHETLEEIMNYLNLNKLLNKKLNRVLS
- a CDS encoding PQQ-dependent sugar dehydrogenase: MKKILYILLCTGLAFGCKNERKVSEDTKEDLADNDVTIVQTAIGPLELVSPFSSESVTKNSEVIGWPDDKTPTAPEGFSVSRFADGLEHPRWTYVAPNNDIFVAESDTKNSADRITLLRDTDNDGEVDERHIFKEGLNQNFGMLVLNGYFYVANTDGLYRFPYKEGQNKLEGEGEKIVELSASGYNNHWTRNIISNEDGSKIYISVGSASNVGEQGMEKEERRANILEVNPDGSGEIVYADGLRNPVGMDWNPVTGALWTAVNERDKLGNELVPDYIISVEKDGWYGWPYSYYGNINDPRWEDDPHQDLVDKAIVPDVPMGNHTASLGLVFYTADQFPEKFKNGAFVGQHGSWNRANFAGYKVMFVPFENGDPQQPEDFLTGFIADEDASEVYGRPVGVTIAPDGSLLVNDDDGGVIWRVSAQ